TATGGAGTATTGGGAATTAGAGCAGGCTAAACTAAAAAACTAGTTTGCTTTTTTACTCTTGCCGCATTAAAAGAGACTTTTTTACAGAGCAAATCCTCCCGTTGGTCTGAGTCTGTAAAAAAATCTCTTTCAATGCTATATTGTAATCATTTAAGAACTCTAGCAGTAGTAGTTTTTAGAATTGTATTTCGTAGGCTCAGACCAAAGGGAGGATTTGTCCTATTAAATATAATTCTAAAAATTACGGAAAAAGTCTAAAATGGATAATAATATGGACAAATACTTACTTGCAATAGATGCCGGAACAGGAAGTGTCCGTGCAGTACTTTTTGATACTTTAGGAAATCAGATCGCAGTTTCTCAAAGAGAATGGACACATCTTGAAGAGGAAGGTGTACCTAACTCTATGAGTTTTGATTTTCAAACGAACTGGCAGCTTACGTGTGAGTGTATTTCAGATGTGATCACTTGTTCATCTATTGATCCAAAAGATATATTAGCCCTTAGTGCTACAAGTATGCGCGAGGGGATTGTTCTTTATGATAAAGAAGGTAATGAACTTTGGGGTGTGGCAAATGTTGATGCACGTGCTTCAAAAGAGGTGGAGTATCTGAAAAATAATTTCGAGGGTTTAGAGGAGAAGTTTTACCAGGAAAGTGGACAAACTTTTGCTCTCGGTGCCTTGCCACGTCTTCTGTGGCTGAAAAATAATAGAGCTGAAGTTTATGAAAAAGTTGCCTCTATCTCTATGATTGGAGATTGGATACTTGCAAAACTCTCAGGTGTGATCGCATCTGATCCAAGTAACGGTGGGACTACAGGGATTTTTAGTTTACAAGATCGCACTTGGGATGCCAATATGGCGAGTGAAATTGGTCTAAAAGATACAATCTTTCCTCATGTATTAGAAGTTGGTGAAGTGGTTGGCACTGTAACACTGGAAGCTTCAAAGCAAACACGACTTGACCAATCTACTAAAGTAGTAATGGGTGGGGGTGATGTGCAGCTTGGAACAGCTGGACTTGGCGTAGTGAAAAAGGGGGATGTAGCAGTTCTAGGCGGGAGTTTTTGGCAGCAGGTAGTGAACATTAGTTCATCTGTTAAACCACCTAAAGATATGGGATTACGTGTCAATCCTCATGTTGTAAATGGTCTTTCACAAGCTGAGGGAATCACTTTTTTTTCAGGGCTTATTATGCGATGGTTTCGGGATGCTTTTTGCGATCTTGAAAAACTGGAAGCTGAAAAAAGCAGAAAAGATGTGTATGCGATTATGGAAGAAAAAGCGATGGAGATCCCTGCGGGTTCATATGGAATATTACCTATCTTTTCAGATGAAATGAAATATGGAAAATGGTACCATGCATCTCCGAGTTTTTTAAATCTTTCTCTTGATAGTGAAAAATCAAACAAGTACTCTATGTTTCGATCATTAGAAGAAAATGCGGCGATAGTTTCAAGCATTAACTTGGAAAATATTAAAAAATTCAGCGGTGTTGAGTTTAAAGAGATCGTATTTGCAGGTGGAGCGAGTAAGGGGTCTCTTTGGTCACAGATACTCGCTGATGTAACGGGATATACGGTAAAAATCCCAAAAGTGACTGAAGCTACTGCTCTTGGTGCTGCTATGGCTGCAGGTGTTGGAGCGGGAATTTATAGCTCTTTGGTGGAAGCGTCTGAGAAGTTAGTAGAGTGGGATAAAACTTTGACACCGAATTTTGAGAACAAAAAAGTTTATGACGAGCTAAAAGAAAAATGGCAAAGTGCTTATGAAGTACAATTAAAGCTAGTTGATGATAATATCACGACTTCAATGTGGAAGGCTCCGGGAGTTTAAATACTTGCTCGGGAGTTCTTTTAACCCTATCTCTTAGAGGACGAATCCTCCCTTCGGTCTGAGTCTCACGAGATAGGC
Above is a window of Sulfurimonas marina DNA encoding:
- the lsrK gene encoding autoinducer-2 kinase, with product MDKYLLAIDAGTGSVRAVLFDTLGNQIAVSQREWTHLEEEGVPNSMSFDFQTNWQLTCECISDVITCSSIDPKDILALSATSMREGIVLYDKEGNELWGVANVDARASKEVEYLKNNFEGLEEKFYQESGQTFALGALPRLLWLKNNRAEVYEKVASISMIGDWILAKLSGVIASDPSNGGTTGIFSLQDRTWDANMASEIGLKDTIFPHVLEVGEVVGTVTLEASKQTRLDQSTKVVMGGGDVQLGTAGLGVVKKGDVAVLGGSFWQQVVNISSSVKPPKDMGLRVNPHVVNGLSQAEGITFFSGLIMRWFRDAFCDLEKLEAEKSRKDVYAIMEEKAMEIPAGSYGILPIFSDEMKYGKWYHASPSFLNLSLDSEKSNKYSMFRSLEENAAIVSSINLENIKKFSGVEFKEIVFAGGASKGSLWSQILADVTGYTVKIPKVTEATALGAAMAAGVGAGIYSSLVEASEKLVEWDKTLTPNFENKKVYDELKEKWQSAYEVQLKLVDDNITTSMWKAPGV